A stretch of DNA from Candidatus Bathyarchaeota archaeon:
GAACAAAAGTTACGCACCTTACCTACGATTAGGATAGAGTGCCCTAGGTGTGGAAATAATCTTGCCTACGTATGGATGGTTCAAGTCAAAAAGTTGGAAGAATCTTCAACACAGTTTTTTAGATGCACCAAATGCAACTACACATTCCGAGAGAGCAGTTAAGCGGTGAATAGTTTATTTACATTGACTGGTTTGCTTTTAGATGTTTATGAGCTCTTTGATTTGTCGTTTTTTCAGCGTTCGTTAAATTCAAAATTACTAACATCGTATCCGCATATCTGCTGATTAAAGCTTCGATGATCACGTCTTTTCGGTTTGGAAGGTCTTTCTTGTGCTTTTCTGGCTTTGCATCAGGTGTGTGAGCAAGAAAAACTACTTTGAATGTCATCCTTGATACTCCTCGCTAAGTGGTGATATTCTCGAATGTTTAATTTGTTGTGAAGCGCTTGTGTGTTCTTTGCTTTTTGGTTACAAGGTAGACCCCTGTGAAGATCAGAAGTCCTCCTGTGGAAATGGAAAAGGTTATCTCTTCTCCGACTAGCGTCACCGCAAACAACATGGTTATCAGCGGCTCTGCAAATAAGAATGAACTGGTCACCGCTGCTCCTACTTGTTTCAGCACGTAAAACCAGATGTTGTATCCTAACAAAGAACAGGTAATAGATAAGAAGAGAACTGCAAGCCAGCTGTTGAGACTCATCGTGAATATTTGTTGTAGTGAGTTTTCAGCCAGAGAAAAAGGGATTAGGAATAATCCTCCTAAAGCGTTTACGTAGGTTACAACGAGAAAAGGATTGTACTTCTCAATTGTCTTCTTCCCAAATAGACTGTAAGCAGTCCAGAGGATTGGGGTAGAAAGTAAAATTAGACTTCCAAAAAAGAATTCTTTGTTGCTTTGGAAGCTTACACCGCTAGTAATGACAATTAAGGTGCCTGTGGCAGCAATTCCGATTCCAAAAATCTGTTTTCTGTCTAGATTCTCTTTAAATATTCTGGTGGAAAAGACGGTGATGAGAATCGGCGAGAGGAGACAGACGAAGATTGCGGCGATAGCCGCTCCTGCCATTTTAATACCTGTGTATTGAGCAGCGAAGAATAGAGTGACGCCTGAAAGAGCGAGGAATAATAGTGTTGGGGCATCTTTCTTTTCAATGAAAAGATTGTAGTCTCGTTTTTGGCTTTTCTTGAAGAGAAGAACAGCGAGGGATAGTCCACCAGCAATAAGAAATCGAAATGTAGCTAATGCAACTGGAGTTAATTCTTCTCTTAGCACTATTTTGGCAACTACGAATGAGCTCCCCCAAAAGGTAATCAATGTTAACATTAGTAGCGCGTTAGAGAGACTGATTGTCTTAGTTGCCATATTGAATAATTTTCTGGTCAATCCTATAAAGAATTGCACTTGAGCTTGCAATCTGGCAAATAGAGCATAGTGTACGCTCTGAAAACCTTTCTAAATACCCAAACACAAAAATGCGTGCACACTTTTTATAGTGGAGATAGGTGAGGGAGTGTTTTGGATATTCTTGAGGATTTTAAGCGATATCGCGAACGTATGAATGCGCAGATTCTCACTAGGGGTGGTCTTGCGGTTAAGCGGTTTTTCGCGTTGGACAGTCGTGTTTACCAGAAAGGAGCATTGGATGTTAGAACCAAAGAGCTGATGGGTTTGGTTGCTTCAATTGTGTTGCGTTGCAATGATTGCATTACTTATCATGTTGTCCGTTGTGTTCAGGAGGGTGTTTCTGATGCGGAGTTTTTTGAAGCTGTAAACGTTGCTTTGATTGTTGGTGGGTCAATTACGATTCCTCATATACGTCGAGCAGTGGAGATACTTGACCAATGTAAAGAGAAACAGAGAAAGGGCGACTCTCTTGAAATTTAGATGAAGGTAATGTGTCGAATGTGTTTGGAAGCGTGTTCGTAGAGG
This window harbors:
- a CDS encoding EamA family transporter, which translates into the protein MATKTISLSNALLMLTLITFWGSSFVVAKIVLREELTPVALATFRFLIAGGLSLAVLLFKKSQKRDYNLFIEKKDAPTLLFLALSGVTLFFAAQYTGIKMAGAAIAAIFVCLLSPILITVFSTRIFKENLDRKQIFGIGIAATGTLIVITSGVSFQSNKEFFFGSLILLSTPILWTAYSLFGKKTIEKYNPFLVVTYVNALGGLFLIPFSLAENSLQQIFTMSLNSWLAVLFLSITCSLLGYNIWFYVLKQVGAAVTSSFLFAEPLITMLFAVTLVGEEITFSISTGGLLIFTGVYLVTKKQRTHKRFTTN
- a CDS encoding carboxymuconolactone decarboxylase family protein, which produces MNAQILTRGGLAVKRFFALDSRVYQKGALDVRTKELMGLVASIVLRCNDCITYHVVRCVQEGVSDAEFFEAVNVALIVGGSITIPHIRRAVEILDQCKEKQRKGDSLEI